In one window of Juglans regia cultivar Chandler chromosome 3, Walnut 2.0, whole genome shotgun sequence DNA:
- the LOC109013026 gene encoding cysteine-rich receptor-like protein kinase 10, whose product MNHPQDISPRLIRLLLFSAFLTLLLWELAYADPPYSFCPNTSAYYIDGSPFKNNLEELLLSLNLSASSSKFYINTSTGNGTDRVYRVHMCLDYVTNENCGKCIATATNDILKLCPNTREAVVWEELCQLRYSDQNFFGQVNFTGNKDQHNSRNISQPQFKSVVKETLNNLTTEAAAFNLSAKMYATREVTFEDKTIYALVQCTRDLSGDGCNSCLKTAIADVLKCCYFSIGARLFSPSCFLRYEFYNFYGATSSVNGQGSGSGGRPKIWMIMIIIIVVSACLAMVLFASSIYCLANKKAWKRKKDVVCQRANNSTNPSVSSFHHRNFQGRYDPQAKAFPYIELAAMQAATDNFSDSNKLGEGGFGPVYKGLLSDGKEVAVKRLSFGSEQGSEEFTNEVLLIMKLQHKNLVKLLGFCVEGEERLLVYEFMPNSSLDVFLFDRSRCVQLSWSRRLNIIDGIARGILYLHQDSRLRIIHRDIKPSNVLLDNDMNPKISDFGMARIFAGSEGEANNTAKIAGTYGYMAPEYAMDGLYSIKSDVFSFGVLLIEIMSGTRNAGFHRSKRAPSLLAYAWQVWNEGKAMKLLDPLLIDSCCEDDFLRYIHVGLLCVQEDANYRPTMSSVVAMLKSEPGTLCQPERPAFFVGRFIDHDEADPDRLSFNGLSISNIGPR is encoded by the exons ATGAATCATCCCCAAGATATCAGTCCAAGATTAATTCGATTGCTTTTATTTTCTGCTTTTCTTACCCTTCTCCTATGGGAGCTGGCCTATGCCGACCCTCCTTATAGCTTCTGTCCTAACACAAGTGCTTACTATATAGACGGCAGTCCATTTAAAAATAACCTTGAAGAACTCCTCCTCTCTTTAAACTTAAGTGCTTCTTCTTCCAAATTCTATATTAATACCTCCACAGGAAATGGTACAGATAGAGTTTATCGTGTACACATGTGCCTCGACTATGTCACAAATGAAAACTGCGGGAAGTGCATAGCAACCGCTACAAATGACATTTTGAAGCTTTGTCCAAACACAAGGGAAGCAGTTGTATGGGAGGAGCTATGCCAGCTGCGCTACTCCGACCAAAATTTCTTTGGCCAAGTGAATTTCACAGGAAACAAGGACCAACATAACTCGCGGAATATTTCCCAACCACAGTTCAAATCTGTTGTCAAGGAGACTTTGAATAACCTTACGACGGAGGCAGCAGCTTTCAATCTTTCAGCTAAAATGTATGCTACCAGAGAAGTAACCTTTGAGGATAAAACAATATATGCTCTTGTGCAGTGCACAAGAGACTTATCCGGTGATGGCTGTAATTCATGCCTTAAGACGGCCATTGCAGATGTATTAAAATGCTGCTACTTCTCCATCGGTGCAAGGCTTTTTAGTCCTAGTTGCTTCTTGAGGTATGAGTTCTACAACTTTTATGGCGCGACATCTTCAGTGAATGGCCAAGGATCAGGAA GCGGTGGAAGGCCGAAAATATGGATGATCATGATAATCATTATAGTTGTATCAGCATGCTTGGCGATGGTACTTTTTGCTTCCAGCATTTATTGTCTTGCGAACAAAAAGGCTTGGAAAC GGAAGAAAGACGTTGTTTGCCAACGAGCAAATAATAGTACTAATCCTAGTGTCTCAAGCTTTCATCACCGCAATTTCCAAGGAAGATATGACCCCCAAGCTAAAGCTTTTCCCTATATTGAGTTGGCAGCAATGCAAGCAGCTACTGACAACTTCTCCGATTCAAATAAGCTTGGGGAGGGTGGTTTTGGTCCTGTTTACAAG GGTTTACTAAGTGATGGAAAGGAAGTAGCGGTTAAGAGGCTGTCCTTCGGTTCCGAGCAGGGTTCAGAAGAATTTACAAATGAGGTTCTACTTATAATGAAGCTTCAACACAAAAATCTTGTCAAGCTTCTTGGTTTTTGCGTAGAGGGAGAGGAAAGGCTGCTTGTTTATGAATTCATGCCCAACAGCAGCCTAGATGTCTTTCTCTTTG aTCGAAGCAGATGTGTACAACTCAGTTGGAGCAGACGACTTAATATAATAGATGGAATTGCAAGGGGAATTCTTTATCTTCACCAGGATTCTCGACTTAGAATCATTCATAGGGACATAAAACCTAGTAATGTCTTACTGGACAATGACATGAACCCCAAGATCTCAGACTTTGGAATGGCAAGGATCTTTGCAGGAAGCGAGGGCGAAGCTAATAATACTGCTAAAATTGCTGGGACCTA TGGGTACATGGCTCCGGAGTATGCAATGGATGGACTATATTCCATTAAGTCTGATGTGTTTAGCTTTGGTGTACTCTTGATTGAGATCATGTCTGGGACAAGAAATGCTGGCTTCCATCGATCAAAACGTGCTCCTAGCCTCCTAGCATAT GCATGGCAAGTATGGAATGAAGGAAAAGCAATGAAATTGCTGGATCCTTTATTGATTGACTCATGCTGTGAAGATGATTTTTTAAGATACATTCATGTCGGATTGCTATGTGTGCAAGAAGATGCAAATTATAGGCCAACCATGTCATCTGTTGTTGCGATGTTGAAGAGTGAACCTGGAACCCTTTGTCAACCTGAGCGACCTGCCTTTTTCGTGGGCAGATTCATTGATCACGACGAAGCAGATCCCGACAGACTCTCTTTCAATGGCTTGTCGATTTCCAATATTGGGCCACGGTGA